In one Oscillospiraceae bacterium genomic region, the following are encoded:
- a CDS encoding twitching motility protein PilT, with protein sequence MELVEIIQNALGSKNVSSASDIHLVYGLPPKMRRDGKLDALEGAPALDDAQCIKFAKELAGDQWGEVENGGELDLARTYGQVRIRGNLFWQQGHISSAIRLLSDNIPALEALGLPSVVSTFPDFKRGVVLVTGVTGSGKSTTLASILQRINETRYDHIVTLEDPIEYIYHPQRCVINQREINRDTDSYASGLKAVLREDPDVILIGEMRDLETIQIALTAAETGHLVFATLHTASAPDSVDRIVEVFPTGMQKQIRMQLSQTLQAVLSQQLLPRAGGIGRVCACEVMVVNHAIRNLIREGKTPQIANALATSADEGGITMDNAILRLLASRVITPETALRAARDPELLSKSFV encoded by the coding sequence ATGGAGCTTGTTGAAATCATTCAAAATGCACTGGGGAGCAAGAATGTTTCCAGTGCCTCCGACATCCACCTGGTCTATGGACTTCCTCCCAAGATGCGGCGGGACGGTAAGTTGGACGCCCTTGAAGGAGCACCCGCGCTGGATGACGCGCAGTGCATCAAATTTGCAAAAGAGCTGGCGGGGGATCAGTGGGGGGAAGTTGAAAACGGGGGTGAATTGGATTTGGCCCGCACCTATGGGCAGGTGCGTATCCGCGGCAACCTATTTTGGCAGCAGGGGCACATTTCCAGCGCAATCCGTCTTCTGAGCGATAACATACCGGCGCTGGAGGCGCTGGGGCTTCCCTCCGTCGTCTCGACGTTTCCGGACTTCAAACGCGGTGTCGTCCTCGTGACAGGCGTAACCGGCTCAGGCAAGTCGACAACGCTGGCCTCCATACTTCAGCGGATCAATGAAACGCGCTATGACCATATCGTTACGCTGGAGGACCCCATCGAATATATCTACCACCCCCAACGCTGCGTCATCAATCAGCGGGAGATCAACCGCGATACCGATAGCTACGCAAGCGGCCTGAAGGCTGTGCTCCGTGAGGACCCGGACGTCATTCTGATCGGAGAAATGCGCGATTTGGAGACCATCCAGATTGCCCTAACCGCGGCGGAAACGGGACATCTGGTCTTTGCAACGCTCCATACAGCCTCCGCGCCGGACTCTGTCGACCGTATAGTGGAGGTGTTCCCCACCGGCATGCAGAAGCAGATCCGCATGCAGCTGTCGCAGACCTTACAGGCCGTGCTCTCCCAGCAGCTCCTTCCCAGGGCGGGCGGAATCGGACGTGTCTGCGCGTGTGAGGTAATGGTGGTCAACCACGCAATCCGCAACCTTATCCGCGAGGGGAAAACGCCCCAGATCGCCAACGCTTTGGCGACCTCCGCGGACGAGGGCGGCATCACAATGGACAACGCGATTCTGCGCCTGCTGGCCTCCAGAGTTATTACACCAGAGACGGCGCTGCGCGCCGCCCGCGATCCGGAGCTGCTCTCCAAGAGCTTCGTTTAG
- a CDS encoding signal peptidase I, whose translation MWKTASARNSTAVERELKRLQRTRRLRRYWGPVLCGAAICILLLHFVVRIHIVSGASMAPSLLPGDVIICWMPCVEPERGDLVIIHEPTGMEMVKRVVGLAGDTLEITPEGHVIRNGQLLKEDAAWYGGQDSSQWETFPLVVPEGTVFCLGDNRPLSLDSRHRAIGPIPLKEVLGEVIFVLRWQR comes from the coding sequence ATGTGGAAGACAGCAAGCGCACGTAATTCTACCGCGGTGGAGCGGGAGCTAAAGCGCTTGCAACGCACACGCCGCCTGCGTCGCTATTGGGGCCCTGTGTTGTGTGGGGCGGCAATCTGTATCCTGCTGCTGCACTTCGTTGTGCGTATCCACATCGTCTCCGGCGCCTCAATGGCACCCTCCCTCTTGCCCGGCGACGTCATCATCTGTTGGATGCCCTGTGTCGAACCAGAACGTGGAGACCTGGTAATTATTCATGAGCCCACAGGCATGGAGATGGTCAAGCGGGTGGTGGGCCTGGCTGGGGACACCTTGGAAATCACCCCGGAGGGGCATGTCATACGCAACGGCCAGCTCCTCAAGGAGGATGCCGCCTGGTACGGTGGCCAGGACTCCAGCCAGTGGGAGACTTTTCCGCTGGTGGTGCCAGAGGGAACCGTCTTCTGCTTGGGGGACAACCGCCCCCTCTCTCTTGACAGCCGGCACCGGGCCATCGGCCCCATCCCTCTGAAAGAGGTATTGGGCGAGGTGATTTTTGTACTGCGCTGGCAGCGGTAA
- a CDS encoding type II secretion system protein F: MPTYRYNVISDSGERLSGVLEASDEFDAARKIKTSVGGFIQTISRVGFNIDIELTKPRLREKSLSMCCSQFSILLKAGLPLARTVEVVAEQSVDKVLRKILQEVLKDVREGYGLANSLEKHGDVLPLVFTETVRAGEASGTLESSFAKMEQYFSKASKLKKKVKSAMTYPIFLIVVAVVVVAIVVQMVLPAFLPMFAGRELPIPTQVLLSIYGFFASYWYIPLAAVILSAMLFINYRKSELGKLNLARTVLKLPIIGKVGTMNAAAQFSNTMAALLSSGLPMVHALKITGKVLSNLAVGRSIQEATKGVTEGKRLGEAMRENQFLPPLLIEMTAVGEESGALEETLFTIGAFYDEEADAATTSALSKLEPIITIVMGMVVAFIMIALYMPMFDMVGGIT; encoded by the coding sequence GTGCCTACGTACAGGTATAACGTAATCTCCGATTCCGGCGAAAGGCTCAGTGGCGTTTTAGAAGCGTCTGACGAGTTTGACGCGGCCCGAAAAATTAAGACGTCCGTCGGTGGGTTCATCCAGACCATATCACGGGTCGGCTTTAATATTGACATCGAGCTTACCAAGCCGAGGCTCCGTGAGAAATCACTCTCCATGTGCTGTTCCCAGTTCTCAATTCTACTGAAGGCAGGTCTGCCTTTGGCGCGCACGGTAGAGGTCGTGGCGGAGCAATCGGTGGACAAAGTGCTAAGAAAAATTCTCCAGGAGGTCCTGAAGGACGTCAGGGAGGGTTATGGCCTTGCAAACAGCCTGGAGAAGCACGGTGATGTGCTGCCCCTTGTCTTTACGGAAACAGTGCGTGCGGGCGAGGCATCCGGCACCCTGGAGTCCTCCTTTGCCAAGATGGAACAGTACTTCAGCAAAGCGTCCAAGCTGAAGAAAAAGGTCAAGAGCGCCATGACCTATCCCATTTTCCTGATCGTGGTCGCAGTCGTAGTGGTTGCCATTGTCGTGCAGATGGTGCTTCCGGCGTTTCTCCCCATGTTCGCGGGCCGGGAGCTGCCCATCCCGACGCAGGTTCTCCTCAGCATCTATGGCTTTTTTGCAAGCTACTGGTACATCCCACTCGCGGCGGTCATTTTATCGGCCATGCTCTTTATAAACTACCGGAAGAGCGAGCTTGGAAAACTGAATCTGGCCCGCACGGTACTTAAGCTGCCCATCATAGGCAAGGTCGGCACCATGAACGCCGCCGCCCAGTTCTCCAACACCATGGCGGCCCTCCTGTCCTCCGGCTTGCCCATGGTGCACGCTCTGAAAATCACGGGAAAGGTGCTCAGCAACCTGGCCGTGGGCCGCTCCATCCAGGAGGCGACAAAAGGAGTCACGGAGGGGAAGCGCCTGGGGGAGGCCATGCGGGAGAACCAATTTCTGCCCCCGCTTCTAATCGAGATGACGGCGGTGGGCGAGGAGTCGGGCGCCTTGGAGGAGACGCTGTTTACCATCGGCGCCTTCTACGACGAGGAGGCGGACGCCGCCACCACCAGCGCGCTCTCCAAGCTTGAACCCATTATTACTATCGTAATGGGAATGGTTGTGGCTTTTATCATGATCGCACTCTATATGCCCATGTTCGATATGGTGGGCGGCATTACCTGA
- a CDS encoding type 4 prepilin-like proteins leader peptide-processing enzyme, which yields MISSPEVLLYLLLAAAAAVLGACIGSFCNNWAYRACRKQSVILGRSRCPACKHVLAGRDLIPLVSCLLLKGRCRYCGRGISIRYPLTEAATAVFYLAAFVLFFPANDLELVRWSVLAGLTLTLGLVDLESWELPNGLILAGVLWFFILVPFSGLPSLWMGLAGSAVIAVPLLLLVLLMDKLLGKETMGGGDIKLVAMLGLHLGAGRTLLTLIIACIIGILMALLWKPIVPPVPGEEGASQPRPGRIPFGPALILAAWICALWGKPLLDLYYSAFV from the coding sequence TTGATAAGTTCCCCCGAGGTTCTGCTCTACCTGCTGCTGGCCGCCGCTGCCGCCGTGCTGGGCGCCTGTATCGGCTCCTTTTGCAACAACTGGGCCTACCGCGCCTGCCGGAAGCAGTCGGTGATACTGGGACGCTCCAGATGCCCCGCCTGTAAGCATGTGTTGGCGGGCAGGGATTTGATCCCCTTGGTCAGCTGCCTCCTGCTCAAGGGCCGCTGCCGCTACTGCGGCAGGGGTATCTCCATCCGCTATCCGCTCACGGAAGCCGCCACAGCCGTCTTCTATTTAGCCGCCTTTGTTCTCTTTTTCCCCGCAAACGATTTGGAGCTGGTGCGCTGGTCGGTCCTGGCGGGACTGACCCTTACCCTCGGCCTGGTGGATTTGGAGAGCTGGGAGCTTCCGAATGGACTGATCCTGGCCGGAGTCCTCTGGTTTTTTATCCTTGTCCCTTTTTCCGGGCTTCCCTCACTGTGGATGGGGCTCGCCGGCAGCGCCGTCATAGCCGTCCCCCTGCTGCTGCTGGTTTTGCTGATGGACAAGCTGCTCGGAAAGGAGACCATGGGCGGGGGCGATATTAAACTTGTCGCGATGCTCGGCCTCCATCTGGGCGCCGGCAGGACCCTGCTGACCCTGATAATCGCGTGCATAATCGGCATCCTGATGGCTCTGCTCTGGAAACCCATCGTGCCCCCTGTCCCCGGAGAGGAGGGAGCTTCCCAACCCCGCCCAGGCAGAATACCCTTTGGCCCGGCGCTGATCCTGGCCGCGTGGATATGCGCCCTGTGGGGAAAACCGCTCCTTGATCTGTACTACTCGGCATTTGTATAA